The Sus scrofa isolate TJ Tabasco breed Duroc unplaced genomic scaffold, Sscrofa11.1 Contig1914, whole genome shotgun sequence genome includes a window with the following:
- the LOC100736929 gene encoding uncharacterized protein LOC100736929, giving the protein MAALRSSRPSCIRAAFSVGSARAGFRRRQRNMLWRLKANHKRNHMDLVEGIWREFLDPYDGDSEGPHSPSSCGFSSCPLGDASCHVPLQTLRPRSPGEGSVEDPLSAAPPVLVPPAASDVDMQPAEAGSPEVWGRAAWLPGPPGDPRMAEEDWGPRETGRHVQGRARVSRLPPRLGTERDKGPKCSLSKRKLELLLAEPAKNKRRRQNGA; this is encoded by the exons ATGGCTGCTCTGCGGTCCAGCCGCCCCAGCTGCATCCGGGCAGCGTTCAGCGTGGGCAGTGCCAGGGCCGGCTTccggaggaggcagaggaacatGCTCTGGCGCCTCAAG GCCAATCACAAGAGGAACCACATGGACTTGGTGGAAGGAATCTGGAGAGAG TTTTTAGATCCTTACGACGGTGACTCAGAGGGTCCgcacagcccctcctcctgtGGCTTCAGCAGCTGTCCCCTGGGTGATGCGAGCTGTCACGTGCCTCTGCAAACGCTCAGGCCCAGGAGTCCGGGGGAAGGGAGCGTGGAAGACCCCCTCTCGGCGGCCCCCCCAGTCCTGGTGCCGCCAGCCGCCAGTGACGTGGACATGCAGCCCGCGGAGGCCGGCAGCCCGGAGGTGTGGGGGCGGGCAGCCTGGCTCCCCGGCCCCCCGGGGGACCCGAGGATGGCGGAGGAGGACTGGGGTCCCCGGGAGACGGGCAGACACGTGCAGGGCAGAGCCAGAGTGTCCCGGCTGCCACCCAGACTTGGGACTGAGAGAGACAAGGGGCCCAAATGCTCACTCTCCAAGAGGAAACTGGAACTTTTACTTGCAGAACCAGCGAAAAATAAGAGAAGGAGGCAGAATGGGGCCTAG